Part of the Amycolatopsis sp. 195334CR genome is shown below.
GTAGATCAGCACGTCGGCTTCGTGCTCCACGCCGTCCTCGGTGCGCACGCCGCGCGGGGTGATCTCGGCGATCGTGCCGGTCTCGACGTCGACGTTGGGCGAGGCCAGTGCGGGCAGGTAGTCGTTGGTGAACAGGATCCGCTTGCAGCCCATCGGGTAGCTCGGCGTGATCCGCGCGCGCAGGCCGGGGTCCTTGATGTGGCGCCGCCGCAGCTGCTCGGTGCGCAGCTCGAACGGTTTGGTCAGCAGGCCGTGCCCGGTCATCGCGAAGGTGGCGTACTCGGCGAGCAGCCAGATCCGCAGCCTGCCCAGCAACTGGGTGAACGGCAGGTGCCGGAACAGGAAGCGGTGCCAGCGGCGGTAGACCGTGTCGTTCTTGGCCATGATGTAGGGCGGGGTCCGCTGGAACACCGTCACCTGCCGGGCGTCCCGCCGGATCTCCGGCACGAACTGGATGGCGCTGGCCCCGGTGCCGATCACCGCGACCCGCTTGCCGCTCAGGTCGACGTCGTGGTTCCAGCGGGCGGAGTGGAAGGCGGGGCCGTCGAAGCTGCCGAGACCTCGAATATTCGGCAGGGCGGGCTCGGACAGCTGGCCGGTGGCGGGCACGAAGACGGTCGCCTCGAAGGTCTCGCCGGTGCTCGTCTCCACGGTCCAGCGCCCGTTGTCGAAGGACGCGCTGGTCACCTCGGTGCCGAAGCGGATGTGGCGGTCGACGCCGTACTCCGCTGCGACGCGCTTGAGGTAGGCGTGGATCTCGGCCTGCCCCGAATAGCGCCGCGGCCAGTCGGGGTTGGGCGCGAAGGAGAACGAGTAGAGCGGCGACGGGATGTCGCAGGCGGCGCCGGGGTAGGTGTTCTCGCGCCACACACCGCCGATCTCGTCCGCGCGCTCCAGCACGGTGAACTCGTGCAGGCCGGCCCGCTTCAGCTCGATGGCCAGTGCGATGCCGCCGAACCCGCTGCCGGCGATGAGAACGGACGCTGTGCTCATGGGTGACGAAGTTACGTCCCGGTGGCGGCCCGGTGAAGTGCACGAACGGTCAGTCGATCGAGATTTTCGGCCACGACCGGGGTGGCGCGCGGCCACGCCATCGATCGATAATTCCGGCCATGGTGGAGTTCGCCGCGCCGGCGGTGCGCGACTGGGACTTTCCGCGGAGCACCGCGAGCGTCCTGCTGATGTCGGTGTTCGCCGCCGAGCACGGGATCCACGGGGTGCTCTCGGGCACCTCGCTCACCCCTGGCCAGGTCCGCGACCCGGAGCTGCAGATCGACGCGCGCCAGGAGCTGACCGTGGTGCGCAACCTGCTCAACGGCCTGGCGCCGGGCCAGGACCCGGACGCCGCGGCGATCGCGCTCGGCGGCCGCTACCACGTGACCACCTTCGGCATCTTCGGCTTCGCCTGCATCAGCAGCCCGACCCTGGCCGACACGATGGCCTTCGCGCTGCGGTACCTGGACCTGAGCTTCACCTTCTGCATCCCGCACGTGGCCGTCGACGGCGGCGAGATCCGGCTGGTGCTGC
Proteins encoded:
- a CDS encoding NAD(P)/FAD-dependent oxidoreductase is translated as MSTASVLIAGSGFGGIALAIELKRAGLHEFTVLERADEIGGVWRENTYPGAACDIPSPLYSFSFAPNPDWPRRYSGQAEIHAYLKRVAAEYGVDRHIRFGTEVTSASFDNGRWTVETSTGETFEATVFVPATGQLSEPALPNIRGLGSFDGPAFHSARWNHDVDLSGKRVAVIGTGASAIQFVPEIRRDARQVTVFQRTPPYIMAKNDTVYRRWHRFLFRHLPFTQLLGRLRIWLLAEYATFAMTGHGLLTKPFELRTEQLRRRHIKDPGLRARITPSYPMGCKRILFTNDYLPALASPNVDVETGTIAEITPRGVRTEDGVEHEADVLIYGTGFAALDFLGPLKIRGLGGRDLAEVWAKGARAHLGMTVPGFPNLFWMYGPNTNLGAGSIIYMLERQARYIRQAVEHLSRPSVSYLDVRPEVEQEYDEEIQSRLAGSVWTGCSSWYRQADGRVSTNWPGLVSEYHLRTRRLRLSEFRTVGD